The Cervus canadensis isolate Bull #8, Minnesota chromosome X, ASM1932006v1, whole genome shotgun sequence genome contains a region encoding:
- the TLR8 gene encoding toll-like receptor 8, with product MTLHFLLLTCLLLLISDSCEFFTEASYPRSYPCDVKNKNGSFIAECNSRRLQEVPQTVDKDVTEVDLSDNFITCITNESFQGLQNLTKINLNHNAKSQSGNPAVKKAMTITDGAFLNLKHLRELLLEDNQLQEIPAGLPESLKELSLIQNNIITLTKKNTSGLGNLESLYLGWNCYFACDKKFSIENGAFQNLTKLKVLSLSFNPLHSVPPSLPSSLTELYLSNTHIGNVSEEDFKELSNLRVLDLSGNCPRCFNAPFPCVPCQGGASIQIHPLAFQTLTQLRYLNLSSTSLRKVPASWFDNMHNLKVLDLEFNYLMDEIASGEFLTKLPSLEILDLSYNYELKKYPRYINISKNFSKLISLQMLHLRGYVFQELKRDDFMPLRNLSNLTTINLGVNFIKQIDFSIFQWFPNLKIIYLSENRISPLVSDTEQRDANGTSFQSHILKRRSADIQFDPHSNFYHNTNPLIKTECSRLGNALDLSLNSIFFIGVNQFKDFGNISCLNLSSNGNGQVLNGTEFSGLSSIKYLDLTNNRLDFDDDAAFSELPLLEVLDLSYNAHYFRIAGVTHRLGFIEHLTNLRVLNLSNNDIFTLTETQLKSASLGELVFSGNRLDLLWNAQDVRYWQIFQNLTNLTRLHLARNNLRHISSQAFLNLPRTLTDLYINDNMLNFFNWSLLEYFPHLRLLDLSGNQLFFLTNSLSTFASSLETLLLSRNRISHLPSDFLSGASSLVHLDLSSNQLKMLNRSTFETKTATKLTVLELGGNPFDCTCDLGDFREWMDANLNVRIPRLTDVICASPGDQEGKSIVSLDLTTCVSDTIAAIFCFLTFSVTISVMLAALAHHWFYWDAWFIYHVCLAKVKGYRSLSTSQTFYDAYISYDTKDASVTDWVINELRFHLEESEDKNVLLCLEERDWDPGLAIIDNLMQSINQSKKTIFVLTKKYAKNWNFKTAFYLALQRLMEENMDVIVFILLEPVLQHSQYLRLRQRICKSSILQWPDNPKAEGLFWQSLKNVVLTANDSRYNNLYVNSIKQY from the coding sequence ATGACCCTTCACTTTTTGCTTCTGACCTGCCTTTTGCTGCTAATCTCTGATTCCTGTGAGTTCTTCACTGAAGCCAGTTATCCTCGAAGCTATCCTTGtgatgtgaaaaacaaaaatggctCTTTCATTGCAGAATGTAACAGTCGTCGATTACAGGAAGTACCCCAAACAGTGGACAAAGATGTGACAGAAGTAGATCTGTCTGATAATTTCATCACATGCATAACAAATGAATCATTTCAGGGGCTGCAAAATCTGACTAAAATCAACCTGAACCATAATGCCAAGTCCCAGAGTGGAAATCCTGCTGTAAAGAAAGCTATGACTATTACAGACGGGGCATTTCTCAACCTCAAACACCTAAGGGAGTTACTGCTGGAAGACAACCAGTTGCAAGAAATACCGGCTGGTTTGCCAGAATCTTTGAAAGAACTTAGTCTAATTCAAAACAACATAATTACGTTAACGAAAAAGAACACTTCTGGACTGGGGAACCTGGAAAGTCTCTATTTGGGCTGGAACTGTTATTTTGCTTGTGATAAAAAATTTAGCATAGAAAATGGAGCATTCCAAAACCTTACCAAGTTGAAGGTGCTGTCGTTATCTTTTAATCCCCTTCACAGCGTGCCACCCAGCCTGCCAAGCTCGCTAACAGAACTCTACCTTAGCAATACCCATATCGGAAATGTCAGTGAAGAAGACTTCAAGGAACTGAGCAATTTAAGAGTACTAGATTTAAGCGGAAACTGCCCGAGATGTTTTAATGCTCCATTTCCCTGCGTACCTTGCCAAGGAGGTGCTTCAATTCAGATACACCCTCTTGCTTTTCAAACCCTGACCCAACTTCGCTACCTAAACCTCTCTAGCACTTCGCTCCGGAAGGTTCCTGCCAGCTGGTTTGACAACATGCACAATCTGAAGGTGCTGGATCTTGAATTCAACTATTTAATGGACGAAATAGCCTCGGGGGAATTTTTGACAAAATTGCCCTCCTTAGAAATACTTGATTTGTCTTACAACTACGAACTGAAAAAATATCCTCGGTACATTAACATTTCCAAAAATTTCTCAAAGCTCATATCTCTCCAGATGTTGCACTTAAGAGGTTATGTGTTCCAGGAACTTAAAAGGGATGATTTCATGCCCCTGCGGAACCTCTCAAATTTAACGACTATAAACTTGGGTGTTAACTTTATTAAGCAGATTGATTTTAGCATTTTCCAGTGGTTCCCCAACCTGAAAATCATTTACTTGTCAGAAAACAGAATATCGCCCTTGGTCAGTGACACCGAGCAACGTGATGCAAATGGGACCTCTTTCCAAAGTCATATCCTGAAGCGACGCTCAGCTGATATTCAATTTGACCCACATTCGAATTTTTATCATAACACCAATCCTTTAATAAAGACAGAATGTTCACGTCTTGGCAATGCCTTAGATTTAAGCTTGAACAGTATTTTCTTTATTGGGGTAAACCAGTTTAAAGATTTTGGAAACATTTCCTGTTTAAATCTGTCTTCAAATGGCAATGGCCAAGTGTTAAATGGCACAGAATTTTCAGGTCTGTCTAGTATCAAGTATTTGGATTTGACAAACAATAGACTAGACTTTGATGATGATGCTGCTTTCAGTGAATTGCCGTTGTTAGAAGTTCTCGATCTCAGCTACAATGCACATTATTTCCGAATAGCAGGGGTAACGCACCGTCTAggatttattgaacatttaactAACCTGAGAGTTTTAAACTTGAGCAACAATGACATTTTTACTTTAACAGAAACACAACTGAAAAGTGCATCCCTGGGAGAATTAGTCTTCAGTGGAAACCGCCTTGACCTTCTGTGGAATGCTCAAGATGTCAGGTACTGGCAAATTTTTCAAAATCTCACCAATCTAACCCGGCTTCATTTAGCCCGTAATAACCTTCGGCATATCTCCAGTCAGGCCTTCCTTAACTTGCCCAGGACTCTCACTGACctatatataaatgataacatGTTAAATTTCTTTAACTGGTCATTACTGGAATACTTCCCTCACCTCAGGTTGCTTGACTTAAGTGGAAACCAGCTGTTCTTTTTAACCAATAGCTTATCTACATTTGCATCTTCTCTTGAGACGCTGCTACTGAGTCGAAACAGGATTTCCCACCTGCCGTCCGATTTTCTTTCTGGAGCCAGCAGCCTGGTACACCTCGATTTGAGCTCCAACCAGCTCAAGATGCTCAACAGATCCACGTTTGAAACGAAGACCGCCACCAAGTTAACCGTTTTGGAGCTAGGGGGTAACCCTTTTGACTGTACCTGTGACTTAGGAGATTTTCGAGAATGGATGGACGCAAATCTGAACGTCAGGATTCCCAGACTGACAGATGTCATTTGTGCCAGTCCTGGGGATCAAGAAGGCAAGAGCATTGTGAGTCTAGACCTCACCACTTGTGTTTCAGATACCATTGCAGCCATATTCTGTTTCTTAACCTTTTCTGTCACCATCTCAGTGATGCTGGCTGCCCTGGCCCACCACTGGTTTTACTGGGATGCTTGGTTTATCTATCATGTGTGCTTAGCTAAGGTCAAAGGCTACAGATCTCTGTCCACATCCCAGACTTTCTACGATGCTTACATTTCTTATGACACCAAAGATGCTTCTGTCACAGACTGGGTGATCAATGAACTGCGCTTCCACCTGGAAGAGAGTGAGGATAAGAACGTGCTCCTGTGTTTAGAGGAAAGGGATTGGGACCCGGGTCTAGCCATCATCGACAACCTCATGCAGAGCATCAACCAAAGCAAGAAAACAATATTTGTTCTAACCAAAAAATATGCCAAAAACTGGAATTTTAAAACGGCATTCTACTTGGCCTTGCAGAGGCTAATGGAGGAGAACATGGACGTGATTGTCTTTATTCTGCTGGAGCCAGTGTTGCAGCATTCGCAGTATTTGAGGCTGCGGCAGAGGATCTGCAAGAGTTCCATCCTCCAGTGGCCTGACAACCCCAAGGCAGAAGGCTTGTTTTGGCAGAGTCTGAAAAATGTCGTCCTAACGGCCAACGATTCACGGTATAACAACTTGTATGTCAATTCCATTAAGCAGTACTAA